The Flavobacterium praedii genome window below encodes:
- a CDS encoding DUF4266 domain-containing protein, whose protein sequence is MKKVILIAVVIVLQSCNSVKEYQKVNINDPEMKLGAKTTERYETTFQVYREAAAGANGGKSGGGCGCN, encoded by the coding sequence ATGAAAAAAGTAATATTAATAGCAGTCGTAATTGTTTTACAGTCTTGTAATTCTGTGAAAGAATATCAAAAAGTAAATATTAATGACCCTGAAATGAAATTAGGGGCCAAAACAACTGAAAGGTATGAAACTACTTTTCAAGTATATAGAGAAGCAGCGGCTGGAGCCAATGGTGGAAAATCAGGTGGTGGTTGCGGTTGTAATTAG
- a CDS encoding bifunctional response regulator/alkaline phosphatase family protein, with amino-acid sequence MDNIKILWVDDEIDLLKPHILFLEKKNYSVTTCNNGRDAIDIFEENNFDIVFLDENMPGMSGLETLSEMKEKKSSIPMIMITKSEEEYIMEEAIGSKIADYLIKPVNPNQILLSLKKNLDHSRLISQKTTLDYQKEFRKITMEMAMVNSYEDWVELYKKLIFWELELENINDQGMIEILESQKVEANSQFGKFIERNYEDWFAPKADKPIQSHNLFKELVVPEILKKDTRGDAELSKAKPVLFVVIDNLRYDQWKAFESVVGNYYKLEKEVPYFSILPTATQYARNAIFSGLTPLEMEKQFPQYWKNDPEEGGKNLFEAEFLTAQIKRLRLDLKQDYFKITNLAGGKKLAESFKSLKDNDLVTVVYNFVDMLSHAKTEMDVVKELASDDKAYRSLTLSWFKNSPLLEIIQQAQKLGFKLILTTDHGTINVKNPSKVVGDKNTSLNLRYKTGRSLTYEQKDVYAIKEPKNIGLPAINMSSSYIFAKNDLFLAYVNNYNHYVSYYKNTYQHGGISLEEMIIPFLVFNPK; translated from the coding sequence ATGGACAACATAAAAATACTTTGGGTTGATGATGAAATCGATTTACTTAAACCACATATACTATTTCTAGAGAAAAAAAATTACAGCGTAACTACTTGTAACAATGGACGTGATGCAATTGATATTTTTGAAGAAAATAATTTTGACATCGTTTTTCTTGATGAAAATATGCCTGGAATGAGTGGTTTGGAAACATTATCAGAAATGAAAGAAAAAAAGTCTTCCATCCCTATGATTATGATTACCAAAAGTGAGGAAGAGTATATTATGGAAGAAGCCATTGGTTCCAAAATTGCAGATTATTTGATTAAACCTGTTAATCCAAATCAAATTTTGTTGAGTTTAAAGAAAAACTTAGATCATTCCCGTTTGATTTCTCAAAAAACAACTTTGGATTATCAAAAAGAATTTCGAAAAATCACTATGGAAATGGCGATGGTCAACTCCTATGAAGATTGGGTTGAATTGTATAAAAAACTTATTTTTTGGGAACTAGAATTGGAGAATATTAATGACCAAGGAATGATTGAAATCCTAGAATCCCAAAAAGTAGAAGCCAATTCCCAATTTGGCAAATTCATCGAACGGAACTACGAAGATTGGTTTGCACCAAAAGCAGATAAACCCATACAATCTCACAATTTGTTTAAAGAATTAGTTGTCCCAGAGATTCTGAAAAAAGACACCCGAGGCGACGCCGAACTGAGCAAAGCTAAACCTGTACTTTTTGTTGTTATCGACAATTTACGTTATGATCAATGGAAAGCTTTTGAAAGTGTCGTAGGTAATTATTACAAACTCGAAAAAGAAGTACCTTATTTCTCTATCCTTCCTACGGCTACACAATATGCAAGAAATGCAATTTTCTCCGGTTTAACGCCTCTAGAAATGGAAAAACAGTTTCCTCAGTATTGGAAAAATGATCCAGAAGAAGGAGGTAAAAATTTATTCGAAGCTGAATTTTTAACCGCTCAAATTAAGCGCCTGAGATTAGATTTAAAACAAGATTATTTCAAAATAACCAATCTAGCCGGTGGAAAAAAACTAGCAGAAAGTTTTAAATCATTAAAAGACAATGACCTTGTAACTGTAGTGTATAATTTTGTCGATATGCTTTCGCACGCTAAAACCGAAATGGATGTGGTAAAAGAACTCGCTTCCGATGATAAAGCCTATCGTTCTTTAACTTTAAGTTGGTTTAAAAACTCACCTTTACTCGAAATTATTCAACAAGCACAAAAATTAGGCTTCAAATTAATTCTGACGACTGATCATGGCACCATTAATGTAAAAAATCCATCAAAAGTAGTAGGCGACAAAAACACGAGTTTGAATTTACGTTACAAAACTGGGCGTAGTTTGACATACGAACAAAAAGATGTATATGCCATCAAAGAACCTAAAAACATTGGTTTGCCTGCCATCAATATGAGTAGTTCCTATATTTTTGCAAAAAATGATTTATTTTTGGCTTATGTTAACAACTACAATCATTATGTGAGTTATTACAAAAACACTTATCAACACGGTGGAATTTCATTGGAAGAAATGATCATTCCATTCTTGGTTTTTAATCCAAAGTAA
- a CDS encoding thioredoxin family protein, which translates to MKYLIYFFLLLMTSFGYSQNWNTNFEDAKAKAENENKNILLVFSGSDWCGPCIKLDKVVWQSPEFQAEADKSWVIYKADFPKKKANQLSPELTESNNKLAEKYNKSGSFPLVLLLDKKGKVIGITGFKNVSAPDYIKLIHSFEK; encoded by the coding sequence ATGAAATACTTAATCTACTTCTTTTTATTACTTATGACATCTTTTGGATATTCTCAAAATTGGAACACCAATTTTGAAGACGCAAAGGCAAAAGCTGAAAATGAAAATAAAAACATATTATTGGTTTTTTCAGGTTCAGATTGGTGTGGACCATGTATAAAATTGGATAAAGTGGTTTGGCAATCACCAGAATTTCAAGCTGAAGCCGATAAAAGTTGGGTGATTTACAAAGCCGATTTTCCAAAGAAAAAAGCCAATCAACTTTCACCAGAATTGACAGAAAGTAATAATAAGTTGGCTGAAAAATACAATAAGAGTGGCAGTTTTCCGCTAGTTTTACTTTTGGATAAAAAAGGAAAAGTTATTGGTATTACTGGTTTCAAAAACGTATCAGCACCAGACTATATTAAGCTCATTCATTCTTTCGAAAAATAA
- a CDS encoding FAD:protein FMN transferase, which translates to MKKIVSICFLFVACSSFAQIIHKRKLSMLGSPFEMTVVAKDTVEANIYINMAVGEVRRIENEISDWIPTTPISQVNQNAGIKPIKVPLEVFELVERAIKISEITSGAFDISYASMDRIWKFDGSMKEMPTPEAIKKSVEKIGYKNIILDKKEHSIFLKQQGMKLGLGGIGQGYIADKIHVLLLSKGCASGLVNVSGDIFAWGKQPDGNPWTVGIVNPMNKNKIFATFPLENSAVETSGSYEKFVIFDGKRYSHIIDPRTGYPAMGVVSVSVFAKQTEIADALATGIFVLGVEVGLDLVNQLKGIECIIVDDKGKTFTSKGIDIKKYSK; encoded by the coding sequence ATGAAAAAAATAGTTTCTATCTGTTTTTTATTTGTTGCATGCTCATCTTTTGCACAGATAATTCATAAGCGCAAGCTATCGATGTTGGGCAGCCCTTTTGAAATGACAGTGGTAGCCAAAGATACTGTCGAAGCCAATATTTATATTAATATGGCGGTTGGAGAAGTAAGAAGAATTGAAAATGAAATCTCCGATTGGATTCCAACAACTCCGATATCACAAGTCAATCAAAATGCTGGAATTAAACCTATAAAAGTACCTCTTGAAGTATTTGAATTGGTTGAAAGAGCAATTAAAATTTCGGAAATAACATCTGGTGCATTTGATATTTCGTATGCTTCGATGGATAGGATTTGGAAGTTTGATGGTTCCATGAAAGAAATGCCAACACCAGAAGCAATAAAAAAATCAGTTGAGAAAATTGGTTATAAGAATATTATTTTAGACAAAAAAGAACATTCCATTTTCTTGAAACAGCAAGGAATGAAATTGGGTCTTGGCGGAATAGGTCAAGGCTATATTGCGGATAAAATTCATGTATTATTGTTATCAAAAGGGTGTGCTTCAGGATTGGTAAATGTTTCAGGAGATATTTTTGCTTGGGGTAAACAACCAGATGGAAATCCCTGGACTGTTGGTATCGTAAATCCAATGAATAAAAACAAAATTTTCGCCACTTTCCCTTTAGAAAATAGCGCCGTAGAAACATCAGGTAGCTATGAGAAGTTTGTGATTTTTGATGGAAAAAGATATTCACACATTATTGATCCTAGAACGGGATATCCAGCAATGGGAGTGGTAAGTGTTTCTGTTTTTGCCAAACAAACTGAGATTGCAGATGCTTTGGCAACAGGGATTTTTGTTTTAGGGGTTGAAGTTGGATTGGATTTAGTCAATCAACTTAAAGGAATTGAGTGCATTATTGTTGATGATAAAGGAAAAACATTCACATCAAAAGGGATAGATATAAAGAAATACAGCAAATAA
- a CDS encoding YeiH family protein, with product MKIKNSNAPILYKINTKLQRGIFVLLLLLCLFPIISPPIALLLGLVVANLSGHPFLHLNHKATNILLQVSVVGLGFGMNVHSAVAAGKEGFLFTVGSIVMTIALGTLLGKWFAIQKKTSHLISCGTAICGGSAIAAIAPVIQSDEKQTSVALGVIFILNSIALFVFPAVGHWLDMSQNDFGLWCAIAIHDTSSVVGAANKYGAEALQVATTVKLARALWIIPVALITAVVFKNKTSKLKIPYFIGLFILAMICNTYFSPVASIAPYIVSIAKLGLTVTLFLIGAGLSGSVLKSVGLLPLLQGVLLWVFIAVVALLAILYF from the coding sequence ATGAAAATTAAAAACAGTAATGCCCCGATATTATATAAAATCAATACCAAGTTACAACGAGGTATTTTTGTTTTGTTATTGCTTCTTTGTTTGTTTCCTATTATTTCACCGCCTATAGCTTTGTTGTTGGGTTTGGTTGTTGCCAATCTTTCAGGGCATCCTTTTTTGCATTTAAATCATAAGGCCACAAATATATTGTTGCAGGTTTCTGTAGTAGGACTAGGGTTTGGAATGAATGTGCATAGTGCGGTAGCAGCAGGCAAAGAAGGTTTTCTTTTTACTGTTGGTTCTATCGTTATGACCATTGCTTTGGGAACTTTACTGGGTAAATGGTTTGCTATTCAAAAGAAAACGTCACATCTTATTTCATGTGGTACAGCGATATGTGGAGGTAGCGCTATTGCTGCGATTGCTCCAGTAATCCAATCGGATGAAAAGCAAACATCGGTAGCATTGGGAGTAATTTTTATACTAAATTCGATTGCTTTGTTTGTTTTTCCTGCAGTGGGACATTGGTTGGATATGTCACAGAATGATTTTGGATTGTGGTGTGCCATTGCCATTCATGATACAAGTTCTGTTGTTGGGGCAGCCAATAAATATGGAGCAGAAGCTTTACAAGTTGCAACAACGGTAAAATTAGCAAGAGCTTTGTGGATTATTCCCGTTGCATTGATTACGGCAGTCGTTTTTAAAAACAAAACAAGCAAACTGAAGATTCCTTATTTTATAGGGTTGTTTATTTTGGCGATGATTTGTAACACATATTTTTCTCCAGTTGCCAGTATTGCACCATATATAGTTTCCATTGCTAAATTAGGACTTACGGTTACATTGTTTTTGATAGGAGCAGGGTTGAGTGGTTCCGTATTGAAATCAGTGGGATTGTTGCCATTATTGCAGGGAGTTTTGCTTTGGGTATTTATTGCAGTTGTTGCTTTATTAGCAATTTTATATTTTTGA
- a CDS encoding LysR family transcriptional regulator yields the protein MDFRLKVFFTVATRLSFTKAAAELFITQPAISKHIQELEEEYKIKLFERNGSKIALTNAGEVLLKHTKNIFEIYREIDFDMSTFINERKGVLRLGASTTISQYIIPPVLARFHQKLESVKVSLLNGNTEQIENALLNKEIEIGIVEGQSKNQSIKYTQFIKDELVLVCSANNPLVQKKEIIPTDLKSLRFVVREQGSGTLEVIEYALKPFHITIDQLQVEMQLGSTESIKSYLMNSSCVAFLSIHSVYKELKNRELQVIDVDNLTIERFFYIITLQGKTDSLSELFVKNISSYYNLKL from the coding sequence ATGGATTTTAGACTAAAAGTATTCTTCACTGTTGCAACCCGATTGAGCTTTACCAAAGCGGCAGCTGAATTGTTTATTACACAACCTGCAATTTCCAAGCATATTCAGGAATTGGAAGAAGAATACAAGATTAAACTTTTTGAAAGAAACGGTTCTAAAATAGCACTTACAAATGCTGGCGAAGTGTTGCTGAAGCATACCAAAAACATTTTTGAAATTTATAGAGAAATTGATTTTGATATGAGCACGTTTATCAATGAACGCAAAGGAGTGTTGCGTTTGGGAGCTAGTACTACTATTTCTCAATATATTATTCCGCCAGTATTGGCTCGCTTTCATCAGAAGTTAGAGTCTGTAAAAGTTAGTTTACTTAACGGAAATACGGAGCAAATTGAAAATGCTTTGTTGAACAAAGAAATTGAAATTGGAATTGTAGAAGGACAATCCAAAAATCAATCTATAAAGTACACTCAATTTATTAAAGATGAGTTGGTTTTGGTTTGTAGTGCCAATAATCCACTAGTACAAAAAAAAGAAATTATTCCGACTGATCTAAAATCTTTACGATTTGTCGTGCGAGAACAAGGGTCTGGAACACTTGAAGTTATAGAATATGCTTTAAAACCGTTCCATATTACAATTGATCAATTACAGGTCGAGATGCAGTTGGGTAGTACGGAGAGTATAAAGTCCTATTTGATGAATTCTAGTTGTGTTGCTTTTTTATCTATTCATTCCGTTTATAAAGAGTTAAAAAACAGAGAGTTGCAAGTTATTGATGTCGATAATTTAACTATTGAACGTTTTTTTTATATTATTACTTTACAAGGAAAAACAGATTCCCTTTCGGAGTTGTTTGTAAAAAATATTTCAAGCTATTATAATTTAAAGTTATAG
- the fabG gene encoding 3-oxoacyl-[acyl-carrier-protein] reductase, whose product MKLLEGKVAIITGASRGIGKGIAEIFAKNGANVAFTYSSSVESALALENDLNALGIKAKGYQSNAADFNEAQKFVDAVLADFGTVDILINNAGITKDNLLMRMSEADFDQVIDVNLKSVFNMTKAIQKTFLKQRSGSIINMSSVVGVKGNAGQTNYAASKAGVIGFSKSVALELGSRNIRCNVIAPGFIETEMTAKLSEDVVKGWREGIPLKRGGSTEDVANACLFFASDMSAFVTGQVLNVCGGMLT is encoded by the coding sequence ATGAAATTACTAGAAGGAAAAGTTGCCATAATTACTGGCGCAAGTCGTGGAATTGGAAAAGGAATTGCAGAGATTTTTGCTAAAAACGGAGCAAACGTTGCATTTACGTATAGCTCATCGGTAGAGTCAGCTTTGGCTTTAGAAAATGATTTGAATGCTTTGGGAATAAAAGCAAAAGGGTACCAATCCAATGCAGCCGATTTTAATGAAGCTCAAAAATTTGTAGATGCTGTTTTGGCTGATTTTGGTACAGTTGATATATTGATTAACAATGCCGGAATTACTAAAGATAATTTATTGATGCGTATGTCAGAGGCTGATTTTGATCAAGTTATCGATGTTAACTTGAAGTCGGTTTTTAATATGACAAAAGCAATTCAAAAAACATTTTTGAAACAACGTTCTGGTTCGATTATCAATATGAGTTCTGTAGTTGGAGTAAAAGGAAATGCTGGTCAAACAAATTACGCTGCTTCTAAAGCTGGTGTTATTGGTTTTTCAAAATCAGTGGCTTTGGAATTGGGTTCTCGTAATATTCGTTGTAATGTAATTGCGCCTGGTTTTATTGAAACTGAAATGACAGCTAAACTTAGTGAGGATGTTGTAAAAGGTTGGAGAGAAGGGATTCCGTTGAAACGTGGTGGTTCTACTGAAGATGTTGCCAATGCATGTTTGTTCTTTGCGTCTGACATGAGTGCTTTTGTAACGGGCCAAGTATTGAATGTTTGCGGAGGAATGCTTACTTAA
- a CDS encoding zinc dependent phospholipase C family protein — translation MKNFRFKPTFITFSVISIAFVTLSWGIFGHEHINNSAVMALPKPLQTFFYNHVDFITQESTVPDLRKYTLRDKSENPRHFMDLENFGAVDSIPLSFDVAKKKYDEKFLSSNGILPWYIQETMTKLTKAFKDKRKTEILFLAADLAHYIGDANMPFHTSANHDGQLTNQKGIHSLWESRLPEMFGKNYNFYTGEAKYIENIEKATWDMLKDSHSLVEPTLLIDRKLRERFTPETMYDKDEKGNIAKNKFNDMVHSKEYVTQFHTDLNGMVESQMRKAIVATANFWYTAWVNAGKPNLDDMDSKELTNRNKKNLKNDLKLWKTGKLFGLESENDFN, via the coding sequence ATGAAAAATTTTAGATTTAAACCTACATTCATTACTTTTTCGGTAATAAGTATTGCTTTTGTTACATTGTCTTGGGGGATTTTTGGTCACGAGCATATTAATAATTCGGCTGTAATGGCTTTGCCAAAACCTTTGCAAACATTCTTTTACAATCATGTTGATTTTATAACTCAAGAATCCACGGTTCCTGATTTGCGTAAATATACTTTACGTGATAAATCCGAAAATCCGCGTCATTTTATGGATTTGGAGAATTTTGGGGCAGTAGATTCAATTCCACTTTCATTTGACGTTGCCAAGAAAAAGTATGATGAAAAGTTTTTGTCAAGTAATGGTATTTTGCCTTGGTATATCCAAGAAACTATGACTAAGTTGACCAAAGCATTCAAAGATAAAAGAAAAACTGAAATATTATTCTTGGCCGCTGATTTAGCTCATTATATTGGAGATGCAAACATGCCTTTTCATACTTCTGCCAATCATGATGGACAATTAACCAATCAAAAGGGGATTCATTCATTATGGGAATCCCGTCTTCCGGAAATGTTTGGTAAAAACTATAATTTTTATACCGGTGAAGCTAAGTATATTGAAAATATTGAAAAAGCGACTTGGGATATGTTAAAAGACAGTCATAGTCTTGTTGAGCCAACTTTGCTTATTGATAGAAAACTTCGTGAACGTTTTACACCAGAAACGATGTATGATAAAGATGAGAAAGGTAATATTGCAAAAAACAAGTTTAATGATATGGTTCATTCCAAAGAATATGTGACTCAATTTCACACTGATTTGAATGGAATGGTGGAAAGCCAAATGCGAAAAGCCATTGTTGCAACTGCCAATTTTTGGTATACAGCATGGGTAAATGCTGGGAAACCAAATTTGGATGATATGGATTCAAAAGAGTTGACCAATCGAAATAAGAAGAATTTGAAAAATGATTTAAAACTTTGGAAAACGGGAAAACTTTTTGGTTTAGAAAGTGAAAATGATTTTAATTAA
- a CDS encoding LTA synthase family protein, translating into MNLLKKFSPFYNLALFYILVSLVLRIVLVFHPITQTSFTFIDSLKIFTIGFVSDLFVFVLATGFLWLYLIFISNSKYYKPYGYIIFGLLVALFLYIASGKTILNEYGGALPKIGLIFVGIKTLLFGLLLFLPKYRSQIRFWLFTFVMFLYVVFILQNGISEYFFWNEFGVKYNFIAVNYLVYTNEVIGNIMESYPVIPLFSALFLIAGTVTYFIVKRTRNYIDFIPNFSDKLKLSGIYLSLFGISLLAIPYLAKKENSQNVFANELQSNGIYRFYLAFVNSELDYFKFYKTLPENEAFALLGKQINSISGVSTLRPIKSDSVETKKNVVLITIESYSADFMKMYGNEQNITPFLDNLAQKSLLFTNLYAVGNRTVRGLEAVTLCFPPTAGESVVKRKDNKDKFSTGAVFKQKGYNVKFLYGGDAFFDNMEDFFVGNGYDIVDKKSFTPDEVTFANIWGVCDEDMANKAIKVMNTEAKTGKPFFNHWMTVSNHRPFTYPNNKIDIPGDAKSRDGGVKYTDYALKKFFEMASKQPWYKNTVFVILADHCASSAGKTELPVDKYKIPAMIYSPGFIQPQNYTNLMSQIDIMPTLFGLLHFNYQSKFFGQDVLKPDYKPRALVATYQDLGLIKDNVLTVLSPKQTVKQFQLTLKPDQKLSPEFQIYYDQVPLIKERTDLVNETISYYQTASDILKKKKYQKLK; encoded by the coding sequence ATGAATCTTTTAAAAAAGTTTTCCCCTTTTTATAATCTTGCTCTTTTTTACATCCTTGTAAGTTTAGTTTTAAGAATCGTTTTAGTCTTTCACCCGATAACTCAAACATCTTTTACTTTTATTGATAGCTTGAAAATCTTCACAATAGGATTTGTTTCAGATCTTTTTGTATTTGTATTAGCAACTGGTTTCTTGTGGTTGTACTTAATTTTTATATCCAATTCAAAATATTACAAACCCTATGGTTACATCATTTTTGGATTATTAGTAGCGTTGTTCCTTTATATTGCTTCAGGGAAAACAATTCTAAACGAATATGGTGGTGCTTTACCAAAAATTGGTTTGATTTTTGTTGGCATCAAGACTTTACTTTTTGGTCTTTTACTTTTTTTACCTAAATACCGTAGCCAAATCAGATTTTGGCTGTTCACTTTTGTAATGTTTCTTTATGTTGTTTTTATTCTTCAAAACGGAATTAGCGAATATTTCTTTTGGAATGAATTTGGTGTTAAATACAATTTCATAGCCGTTAATTACTTGGTTTACACCAATGAAGTAATTGGAAATATTATGGAATCATACCCTGTAATTCCTTTGTTTTCGGCTCTGTTTCTAATAGCTGGAACTGTAACTTATTTTATTGTTAAAAGAACTCGAAATTATATTGATTTTATTCCTAATTTTTCTGATAAATTAAAACTATCCGGAATCTATTTATCCTTATTTGGCATTTCATTATTGGCAATTCCTTATTTAGCAAAAAAAGAAAATTCCCAAAATGTTTTTGCCAATGAACTACAATCCAATGGAATTTATCGATTCTACTTGGCTTTTGTCAATAGTGAATTGGATTATTTTAAATTTTATAAAACGCTGCCCGAAAATGAAGCTTTTGCTTTATTAGGAAAACAGATAAATTCCATTTCTGGAGTATCAACTTTAAGACCAATTAAAAGTGATTCCGTTGAAACCAAAAAAAATGTGGTTTTAATCACCATTGAAAGTTATAGTGCTGATTTCATGAAAATGTATGGCAACGAACAAAACATCACTCCATTTCTTGACAATCTTGCTCAAAAGAGCTTATTGTTTACCAATTTATATGCCGTAGGAAATAGAACAGTTCGAGGTCTTGAAGCTGTAACGTTGTGTTTTCCTCCTACAGCCGGAGAAAGTGTGGTAAAACGAAAAGACAATAAAGACAAATTTTCGACAGGGGCTGTTTTTAAACAAAAAGGATACAATGTAAAATTTCTCTATGGTGGAGATGCCTTTTTCGACAATATGGAAGACTTCTTTGTTGGAAATGGTTATGACATTGTCGATAAAAAATCATTTACTCCTGACGAAGTTACCTTTGCCAATATTTGGGGAGTTTGTGACGAAGATATGGCCAACAAAGCCATAAAAGTAATGAATACCGAAGCCAAAACAGGAAAACCTTTTTTTAATCACTGGATGACTGTGAGTAATCATCGCCCTTTTACCTATCCAAACAATAAAATTGATATTCCTGGCGATGCCAAATCTCGAGATGGCGGTGTAAAATATACCGATTATGCCTTGAAAAAATTCTTTGAAATGGCAAGCAAACAACCTTGGTACAAAAATACTGTATTTGTTATTCTTGCAGACCATTGTGCTTCAAGTGCGGGTAAAACTGAACTTCCTGTTGATAAATATAAAATTCCAGCTATGATTTATAGCCCAGGTTTTATTCAACCTCAAAATTACACGAATCTAATGTCACAAATAGACATTATGCCGACGCTTTTTGGCTTATTACATTTTAATTATCAAAGTAAGTTTTTTGGACAAGATGTTTTAAAACCCGATTATAAACCAAGAGCATTAGTAGCTACTTATCAGGATTTAGGATTAATAAAAGACAATGTTTTAACCGTTCTTTCTCCAAAACAAACGGTAAAACAGTTCCAATTGACCTTAAAACCAGATCAAAAATTGTCCCCTGAATTCCAAATCTACTATGATCAAGTTCCTTTAATAAAAGAAAGAACTGACCTTGTTAACGAAACCATATCCTATTATCAAACCGCTTCGGATATATTGAAGAAAAAGAAATACCAAAAATTGAAGTAG
- a CDS encoding HepT-like ribonuclease domain-containing protein, with protein sequence MTEKSKKYLSDVLMAIHLIREFTFDIIDFNIYDNDRKTQSAVERQLVIIGEALNKLRQTEAEIVIENDKQIIGFRNRLVHAYGSIDNSIVWAIINRHLENLKNEIENLES encoded by the coding sequence ATGACGGAAAAGAGCAAAAAGTATCTTTCTGATGTCTTAATGGCGATACACTTAATTCGCGAATTTACTTTTGACATTATAGATTTTAATATTTATGATAATGACAGAAAAACTCAAAGTGCCGTCGAAAGACAATTGGTAATTATTGGGGAGGCTTTGAATAAATTAAGGCAGACTGAAGCTGAAATTGTAATTGAAAATGACAAACAAATTATTGGTTTTCGCAATCGTTTAGTTCACGCTTATGGCAGTATTGATAATTCCATTGTTTGGGCAATTATAAATCGTCATTTAGAAAATTTAAAAAACGAAATCGAGAATTTAGAAAGTTAA
- a CDS encoding nucleotidyltransferase family protein, which yields MKLTEFLALCKSHNVKNIYAFGSAVTENFNDESSDIDLLIEIDNEDPIERGENLMDIWDKLEVFFQRKVDLLTNSSIKNPILRKNIDTTKILLYDGKEQKVSF from the coding sequence ATGAAATTAACAGAATTTTTGGCATTATGCAAAAGCCATAATGTTAAGAATATTTATGCTTTTGGATCTGCTGTGACTGAAAATTTCAATGATGAATCTAGTGATATCGATTTGCTAATCGAAATTGATAACGAAGATCCAATAGAGCGTGGAGAAAATTTGATGGATATTTGGGATAAGCTCGAAGTGTTTTTTCAAAGAAAAGTTGATTTATTGACTAATTCCTCTATAAAAAATCCAATCCTCAGAAAAAATATAGACACCACAAAAATTTTACTTTATGACGGAAAAGAGCAAAAAGTATCTTTCTGA
- a CDS encoding YoaK family protein — translation MFRHQGKNRTSKHNLRLAIVLSFVAGIVNVTGVLAVHTLTTNVTGHFAYFAEEVTKKNYQSAIVFLIYTLFFLAGAFTSNFLAELVSEKKQDLSHLPAIAIEFLILISLGTLSMLPTYNTIDGKWIAFGLLFAMGIQNALVTKISQSTVRTTHLTGLFTDLGIELSQLFFYKKPEEIKALKTSIYLRLSIISFFFLGCFIGGFVYGYLALETLFVAATFLLIALYYDYIRLHLIAIKRKKKAF, via the coding sequence ATGTTCAGACATCAAGGCAAAAACAGAACTTCAAAACACAATTTACGACTCGCTATAGTACTATCATTTGTTGCAGGTATCGTCAATGTAACAGGCGTTTTGGCCGTTCACACATTAACAACAAATGTCACAGGACATTTTGCGTATTTTGCCGAAGAAGTAACCAAAAAAAATTACCAATCCGCCATTGTATTTTTAATCTATACACTATTCTTTTTGGCAGGTGCTTTTACATCCAATTTTTTGGCCGAATTAGTTTCCGAAAAAAAACAAGACCTTTCCCATTTGCCAGCCATAGCAATCGAATTTTTAATTTTAATTTCGCTGGGAACATTAAGCATGCTTCCTACATACAATACCATAGATGGAAAATGGATTGCCTTTGGTCTTCTTTTTGCCATGGGAATACAAAATGCATTAGTGACCAAAATTTCACAATCAACCGTAAGAACAACGCACTTAACAGGCCTTTTCACCGATTTAGGTATCGAATTATCGCAGCTATTTTTTTACAAAAAACCCGAAGAAATCAAAGCCTTAAAAACCAGTATTTATTTAAGACTATCCATTATTTCATTCTTTTTCTTGGGTTGTTTCATCGGAGGATTTGTTTACGGATATTTAGCCCTAGAAACATTGTTTGTTGCCGCAACTTTTCTATTGATAGCACTTTACTACGACTACATCCGGTTGCATTTGATTGCCATAAAGCGCAAGAAAAAAGCATTTTAA